A genomic window from Enoplosus armatus isolate fEnoArm2 chromosome 20, fEnoArm2.hap1, whole genome shotgun sequence includes:
- the LOC139303844 gene encoding protein FAM13C-like: protein MFCFCLQSSLLKLQALEVEGGPSLGPSPEESPPALGSKEQKSPCGPVELRGKEGKTLALCHSAPADENSPPELLTVLTRPPQSPRHQLLTTIHPGQQPLTPDGALPPSPHHSSYSPPRTSPGGEGGGGGGEGGGALLQLLASGTSPLPSPRCSSLSHSLRFNSDPDTAPSPPCSQQYIVCRGRDRPEGSEDDCPSSIPFLSRQIQALKKKVRRFEDQFEQEMNYKPSHNDKYSNPEMIRVMSELAKARKQLKELRLRQSVFESKEPDGPENICRYSSGQQGALEHKPTVEETVESLFRRLREKRQALGLPDNMKEMTQAQMVLEKITLQKCLLYFESLHGRPGTKVEKNLVKPLYDRYQMIKRLLCASPTITTIEEEDGSDEDSMASVTVDELPVPPPHRAIRPAVGEEDSDRDSDPAFVSPLDEVKAVHQQPALTMANLHEASRSQLLECLRETRTDKKTRRKALREFEDEFYRQTGRICQKEDRTPMKEEYQEYKQLKAKLRLLEVLLSKQEVTKTM, encoded by the exons ATGTTCTGCTTCTGCCTGCAGAGTTCCCTGCTGAAGCTCCAGGcgctggaggtggagggggggccCTCGCTGGGTCCGTCCCCAGAGGAGAGCCCCCCTGCCCTGGGCAGCAAGGAGCAGAAGAGCCCCTGTGGCCCAGTTGAGctcagagggaaggaggggaagaCGCTGGCTCTCTGCCACAGCGCCCCCGCTGACGAAAACAGTCCGCCAG agctgctgacAGTCCTGACCAGACCTCCACAGTCTCCCAGACACCAGCTGTTAACCACCATCCACCCTGGTCAGCAGCCCCTGACCCCCGATGGAGCGCTGCCCCCCAGCCCTCACCACTCCTCCTACTCCCCACCAAGGACCAGCCCcggaggtgagggaggaggagggggaggagaaggaggtggagctCTCCTCCAGCTATTGGCGAGTGGCACCAGCCCTCTGCCCTCCCCCCGCTGCTCCAGCCTCAGCCACAGCCTGAGGTTCAATTCCGACCCCGACACTGCACCGTCACCACCCTGCAGCCAGCAGTACATTGT gTGTCGGGGGCGGGACAGGCCGGAGGGATCGGAGGACGACTGTCCCTCCTCCATCCCGTTCCTCAGCAGACAGATTCAGGCCCTGAAGAAGAAGGTTCGCAGGTTTGAGGATCAGTTTGAGCAGGAGATGAACTACAAG CCGTCACACAACGATAAATACTCGAACCCAGAGATGATCCGAGTGATGAGTGAACTGGCGAAGGCTCGCAAACAGCTCAAAG AGTTGAGACTGAGACAGTCGGTGTTTGAGTCGAAGGAGCCGGACGGTCCAGAAAACATCTGCAG GTACAGCTCCGGCCAGCAGGGGGCGTTGGAGCACAAACCCACAGTGGAGGAAACAGTGGAGTCTCTGTTCAGAcggctgagagagaagagacaagcTCTGGGCCTGCCAGACAACATGAAG GAGATGACTCAGGCTCAGATGGTGTTGGAGAAGATCACTCTGCAGAAATGTCTGCTCTACTTTGAGAGTCTGCACGGCCGACCG ggAACAAAAGTGGAGAAGAACCTGGTGAAGCCTCTGTACGACAGATACCAGATGATCAAACGTTTACTGTGTGCCAGCCCGACTATCACTACCAta gaggaagaggatggttCTGATGAAGACTCGATGGCCTCCGTGACAGTCGATGAACTTCCTGTCCCACCTCCTCACAGAGCGATCCGACCAGCTGTCGGCGAGGAGGACAGCGACCGGGACAGCGATCCCGCCTTCGTGTCCCCGTTAGACGAGGTGAAAGCTGTCCATCAACAACCTGCTCTCACCATGGCCAACCTGCACGAAGCATCCAG GTCTCAGCTGTTGGAGTGTCTGCGGGAGACGAGGACAGACAAGAAGACGAGGCGTAAAGCTCTGAGAGAGTTTGAGGACGAGTTTTACCGTCAGACTGGAAG AATCTGCCAAAAAGAGGATCGTACTCCGATGAAGGAGGAATACCAGGAATACAAACAGCTGAAGGCTAAACTCCGTCTGCTGGAAGTCCTCCTcagcaaacaggaagtcaccAAAACCATGTGA